One window from the genome of Hydractinia symbiolongicarpus strain clone_291-10 chromosome 1, HSymV2.1, whole genome shotgun sequence encodes:
- the LOC130643593 gene encoding uncharacterized protein LOC130643593 isoform X3 yields MSSNLRKRRGKQRKTRSGGKEPFTILSSSHRKRSFLKVLVPNKNRVEELYRLFPQLPPGERPFNGFTCALHKDILLQGRMIISTNCICFHSNIFGYETRLVIYFKNVLAVRREKTAFVVPNAISVRTVHKRYLFCSFLSRESVYKLILRIWKTSTEDKVESQDLNSQGKRLCSRECTTDVNHNQLTTITSYDSSLGASYGNYMSARPHTSPPSLNSSPQFSYRHLAPDKLYEGIGDITNTDSDGMDEETEPDDGEVFIENSALRRRNFTKSNTLGDLRELAGVSNSIGSKKVDQIGKNMLKRYKIFCLNETSHLQRCYTTASVNIRLMLKVIYQTFNRIRLKNPAVFIMLLLFMCLTFLSLVLLLRVNAATKNLQVEASIPDSTTSDNLRMQDIFHYRDNLHNAKVARMKSILSVNLETVNEVRKALHDLKEKLQ; encoded by the exons GTTCTTGTTCCGAACAAAAATCGTGTCGAAGAATTGTACAGATTATTTCCACAGCTTCCACCAGGTGAAAGGCCGTTTAATG gctTCACCTGCGCGTTACATAAAGACATTTTACTTCAAGGTCGGATGATAATCTCTACAAATTGCATCTGTTTCCATTCCAATATTTTTGGATATGAGACAAGG CTCGTCATATACTTTAAGAATGTGTTGGCGGTTCGAAGAGAGAAAACAGCTTTTGTGGTACCAAACGCCATCTCCGTCAGAACGGTGCACAAACGA tacttGTTTTGCTCCTTCCTGTCACGTGAGAGTGTTTACAAATTAATTTTGCGAATATGGAAAACGTCAACAGAGGATAAAGTG GAAAGTCAAGATTTGAACAGTCAAGGAAAACGTTTGTGCAGTAGAG AGTGTACAACAGACGTCAATCACAACCAACTTACCACGATAACTTCGTATGATAGTTCACTTGGTGCGAGTTATGGGAACTATATGTCAGCTCGTCCCCATACATCTCCACCATCTTTAAATTCATCTCCACAATTTTCTTATCGGCATTTGGCACCGGATAAGTTGTATGAAGGTATTGGAGATATCACTAATACCGATTCAGATGGAATGGATGAAGAGACGGAACCTGATGACGGGGAGGTGTTTATAGAGAACAGTGCGCTGCGACGCCGAAATTTTACGAAATCAAATACATTAGGAGATTTGAGAGAACTAGCTGGAGTTAGCAACAGTATCGGATCAAAAAAAGTTGATCAAATTGgtaaaaacatgttaaaaagatacaaaatattttgtttaaatg aaactTCACATCTGCAAAGATGTTACACAACCGCGTCAGTTAATATAAGGCTGATGCTAAAAGTCATATATCAAACCTTTAATAG AATCCGACTGAAAAATCCGGCTGTGTTCATTATGTTGTTATT atttATGTGTTTGACTTTCCTATCGCTTGTTCTCCTCCTCCGCGTAAATGCTGCTACGAAAAACTTACAAGTCGAAGCATCCATCCCGGATAGCACGAC ATCTGACAACCTTAGAATGCAAGATATATTTCATTATCGGGATAATTTGCATAATGCGAAAGTTGCAAG AATGAAGTCTATACTATCAGTGAACTTGGAAACAGTTAACGAG GTGCGTAAGGCGCTCCATGATCTCAAAGAAAAGTTACAGTAG
- the LOC130643593 gene encoding uncharacterized protein LOC130643593 isoform X4 has product MPRLVVNEQRHRKRLLRRVSETFIPSCVLVPNKNRVEELYRLFPQLPPGERPFNGFTCALHKDILLQGRMIISTNCICFHSNIFGYETRLVIYFKNVLAVRREKTAFVVPNAISVRTVHKRYLFCSFLSRESVYKLILRIWKTSTEDKVESQDLNSQGKRLCSRECTTDVNHNQLTTITSYDSSLGASYGNYMSARPHTSPPSLNSSPQFSYRHLAPDKLYEGIGDITNTDSDGMDEETEPDDGEVFIENSALRRRNFTKSNTLGDLRELAGVSNSIGSKKVDQIGKNMLKRYKIFCLNETSHLQRCYTTASVNIRLMLKVIYQTFNRIRLKNPAVFIMLLLFMCLTFLSLVLLLRVNAATKNLQVEASIPDSTTSDNLRMQDIFHYRDNLHNAKVARMKSILSVNLETVNEVRKALHDLKEKLQ; this is encoded by the exons ATGCCTCGACTCGTGGTGAACGAACAGAGACATCGCAAAAGATTACTACGCAGGGTGTCGGAAACTTTTATTCCAAGCTGT GTTCTTGTTCCGAACAAAAATCGTGTCGAAGAATTGTACAGATTATTTCCACAGCTTCCACCAGGTGAAAGGCCGTTTAATG gctTCACCTGCGCGTTACATAAAGACATTTTACTTCAAGGTCGGATGATAATCTCTACAAATTGCATCTGTTTCCATTCCAATATTTTTGGATATGAGACAAGG CTCGTCATATACTTTAAGAATGTGTTGGCGGTTCGAAGAGAGAAAACAGCTTTTGTGGTACCAAACGCCATCTCCGTCAGAACGGTGCACAAACGA tacttGTTTTGCTCCTTCCTGTCACGTGAGAGTGTTTACAAATTAATTTTGCGAATATGGAAAACGTCAACAGAGGATAAAGTG GAAAGTCAAGATTTGAACAGTCAAGGAAAACGTTTGTGCAGTAGAG AGTGTACAACAGACGTCAATCACAACCAACTTACCACGATAACTTCGTATGATAGTTCACTTGGTGCGAGTTATGGGAACTATATGTCAGCTCGTCCCCATACATCTCCACCATCTTTAAATTCATCTCCACAATTTTCTTATCGGCATTTGGCACCGGATAAGTTGTATGAAGGTATTGGAGATATCACTAATACCGATTCAGATGGAATGGATGAAGAGACGGAACCTGATGACGGGGAGGTGTTTATAGAGAACAGTGCGCTGCGACGCCGAAATTTTACGAAATCAAATACATTAGGAGATTTGAGAGAACTAGCTGGAGTTAGCAACAGTATCGGATCAAAAAAAGTTGATCAAATTGgtaaaaacatgttaaaaagatacaaaatattttgtttaaatg aaactTCACATCTGCAAAGATGTTACACAACCGCGTCAGTTAATATAAGGCTGATGCTAAAAGTCATATATCAAACCTTTAATAG AATCCGACTGAAAAATCCGGCTGTGTTCATTATGTTGTTATT atttATGTGTTTGACTTTCCTATCGCTTGTTCTCCTCCTCCGCGTAAATGCTGCTACGAAAAACTTACAAGTCGAAGCATCCATCCCGGATAGCACGAC ATCTGACAACCTTAGAATGCAAGATATATTTCATTATCGGGATAATTTGCATAATGCGAAAGTTGCAAG AATGAAGTCTATACTATCAGTGAACTTGGAAACAGTTAACGAG GTGCGTAAGGCGCTCCATGATCTCAAAGAAAAGTTACAGTAG
- the LOC130643593 gene encoding uncharacterized protein LOC130643593 isoform X2 has protein sequence MENILREIISVALIEIRGKQRKTRSGGKEPFTILSSSHRKRSFLKVLVPNKNRVEELYRLFPQLPPGERPFNGFTCALHKDILLQGRMIISTNCICFHSNIFGYETRLVIYFKNVLAVRREKTAFVVPNAISVRTVHKRYLFCSFLSRESVYKLILRIWKTSTEDKVESQDLNSQGKRLCSRECTTDVNHNQLTTITSYDSSLGASYGNYMSARPHTSPPSLNSSPQFSYRHLAPDKLYEGIGDITNTDSDGMDEETEPDDGEVFIENSALRRRNFTKSNTLGDLRELAGVSNSIGSKKVDQIGKNMLKRYKIFCLNETSHLQRCYTTASVNIRLMLKVIYQTFNRIRLKNPAVFIMLLLFMCLTFLSLVLLLRVNAATKNLQVEASIPDSTTSDNLRMQDIFHYRDNLHNAKVARMKSILSVNLETVNEVRKALHDLKEKLQ, from the exons GTTCTTGTTCCGAACAAAAATCGTGTCGAAGAATTGTACAGATTATTTCCACAGCTTCCACCAGGTGAAAGGCCGTTTAATG gctTCACCTGCGCGTTACATAAAGACATTTTACTTCAAGGTCGGATGATAATCTCTACAAATTGCATCTGTTTCCATTCCAATATTTTTGGATATGAGACAAGG CTCGTCATATACTTTAAGAATGTGTTGGCGGTTCGAAGAGAGAAAACAGCTTTTGTGGTACCAAACGCCATCTCCGTCAGAACGGTGCACAAACGA tacttGTTTTGCTCCTTCCTGTCACGTGAGAGTGTTTACAAATTAATTTTGCGAATATGGAAAACGTCAACAGAGGATAAAGTG GAAAGTCAAGATTTGAACAGTCAAGGAAAACGTTTGTGCAGTAGAG AGTGTACAACAGACGTCAATCACAACCAACTTACCACGATAACTTCGTATGATAGTTCACTTGGTGCGAGTTATGGGAACTATATGTCAGCTCGTCCCCATACATCTCCACCATCTTTAAATTCATCTCCACAATTTTCTTATCGGCATTTGGCACCGGATAAGTTGTATGAAGGTATTGGAGATATCACTAATACCGATTCAGATGGAATGGATGAAGAGACGGAACCTGATGACGGGGAGGTGTTTATAGAGAACAGTGCGCTGCGACGCCGAAATTTTACGAAATCAAATACATTAGGAGATTTGAGAGAACTAGCTGGAGTTAGCAACAGTATCGGATCAAAAAAAGTTGATCAAATTGgtaaaaacatgttaaaaagatacaaaatattttgtttaaatg aaactTCACATCTGCAAAGATGTTACACAACCGCGTCAGTTAATATAAGGCTGATGCTAAAAGTCATATATCAAACCTTTAATAG AATCCGACTGAAAAATCCGGCTGTGTTCATTATGTTGTTATT atttATGTGTTTGACTTTCCTATCGCTTGTTCTCCTCCTCCGCGTAAATGCTGCTACGAAAAACTTACAAGTCGAAGCATCCATCCCGGATAGCACGAC ATCTGACAACCTTAGAATGCAAGATATATTTCATTATCGGGATAATTTGCATAATGCGAAAGTTGCAAG AATGAAGTCTATACTATCAGTGAACTTGGAAACAGTTAACGAG GTGCGTAAGGCGCTCCATGATCTCAAAGAAAAGTTACAGTAG